One Luoshenia tenuis DNA window includes the following coding sequences:
- a CDS encoding response regulator transcription factor, with product MAAPDILMIDDDENICRLVKLYLEKEGYTLQLAHRGDTGLQQFREQPPQLVLLDVMLPGLDGWSVLREIRKTHRVPIIMLTAKGETFDKVLGLELGADDYLVKPFEPQELLARIRAIFRRMTPEEPQDRIIRYPNLEINLANYVLTIHGKHMELPPKEIELLYFLAGHANQVFTREQLLEQVWGFDYYGDSRTVDVHVKRLREKLGQDDEWQIKTVWGVGYKFEVK from the coding sequence ATGGCAGCGCCGGATATTCTCATGATTGACGACGACGAAAATATTTGCAGACTGGTAAAACTCTATCTGGAAAAGGAAGGCTACACCTTGCAGCTGGCCCATCGCGGGGATACGGGGCTGCAGCAGTTCAGGGAGCAGCCGCCGCAGCTGGTGCTGCTGGATGTGATGCTGCCGGGCTTGGACGGCTGGTCAGTCCTGCGGGAGATCCGCAAGACCCACCGGGTGCCGATCATCATGCTGACCGCCAAGGGCGAGACCTTTGATAAGGTGCTGGGCCTGGAGCTGGGGGCGGATGATTATCTGGTCAAACCCTTTGAGCCGCAGGAGCTGCTGGCGCGTATCCGGGCGATCTTCCGGCGGATGACCCCGGAGGAGCCGCAGGATAGGATCATCCGCTACCCGAACCTGGAGATCAACCTGGCCAACTATGTGCTGACCATCCACGGCAAACATATGGAGCTGCCGCCCAAGGAGATCGAACTGCTGTATTTCCTTGCCGGGCATGCTAACCAGGTGTTCACCCGCGAGCAGCTGTTAGAACAGGTGTGGGGATTTGATTATTATGGCGACTCGCGCACGGTGGATGTACACGTCAAACGTTTGAGAGAGAAACTGGGGCAGGATGACGAATGGCAAATCAAAACGGTGTGGGGCGTAGGATACAAATTTGAGGTGAAATAA